From one Gemmatimonadaceae bacterium genomic stretch:
- a CDS encoding metallophosphoesterase produces MSRFVPAFLPLLLPATLAAQGTLSVTVFVDRNGNGARDAGDRPIPGVVISNQRDVATTAASGVARIERGPTGIIFVAVPNGYRSVGSFWRAPAPADSQLMFALQPAPAPRTFSFVHASDPHIEPNNVGRTRRFRQLVDSLRPDFTIVTGDLIRDAMSQQEPMARSYFELFDAETRGFAKPLWTVPGNHDHFGIIRSRSHVAETHPLYDRAMYRLYRGPDYYSFTYGGVHFVGLNTLMADDSAYYGRVDSLQLAWLRRDLATVSPGVPIVTFNHIPMVSAWELLAGFADMALVSSLRRVDGKTTDRHTVANVLEVMSAMRGHPWVLALGGHMHAAEKLVFQTEGVPTRFEQAAAVVGANGGDDLIAPSGITLYTVRNGSIDAGRFIRLDPPPKP; encoded by the coding sequence ATGAGCCGATTCGTTCCTGCTTTTCTTCCCCTGTTGTTACCGGCGACACTCGCTGCTCAGGGAACCCTGAGCGTGACCGTGTTCGTCGACCGGAACGGCAACGGCGCGCGCGACGCCGGCGATCGTCCGATCCCGGGAGTCGTGATCTCCAATCAGCGGGATGTCGCAACAACGGCCGCCTCAGGCGTCGCGCGGATCGAGCGAGGTCCGACCGGGATCATCTTCGTTGCCGTTCCAAACGGATACCGCAGCGTCGGCTCCTTCTGGCGCGCGCCGGCTCCGGCGGATTCTCAACTGATGTTCGCGCTGCAGCCGGCGCCGGCGCCGCGCACCTTCAGCTTCGTTCACGCGTCCGATCCTCACATCGAGCCGAACAACGTCGGCCGCACGCGGCGCTTCCGCCAGCTCGTCGATTCGCTACGACCCGACTTCACCATCGTCACCGGTGATCTGATCCGCGACGCGATGAGCCAGCAGGAGCCCATGGCCCGGTCGTACTTCGAGCTCTTCGACGCAGAGACCCGCGGGTTCGCGAAGCCGCTGTGGACCGTGCCGGGGAATCACGACCATTTCGGCATCATCCGCAGCCGGTCGCACGTGGCCGAGACGCATCCGCTGTATGACCGAGCGATGTATCGACTGTACCGCGGTCCGGATTACTACTCCTTCACCTATGGCGGCGTGCACTTCGTGGGGCTCAACACGCTGATGGCGGACGATTCGGCGTATTACGGCCGCGTCGACAGCCTGCAGCTCGCCTGGCTGCGGCGCGATCTGGCGACGGTTTCGCCGGGCGTGCCGATCGTGACGTTCAATCACATTCCGATGGTGTCGGCGTGGGAGTTGTTGGCGGGATTCGCGGACATGGCGCTCGTCTCATCGCTCAGGCGGGTCGACGGTAAGACCACGGATCGTCACACCGTGGCGAACGTCTTGGAGGTCATGAGCGCGATGCGCGGACACCCTTGGGTGCTCGCGCTCGGCGGACATATGCACGCCGCGGAGAAGCTGGTCTTCCAGACGGAGGGAGTGCCGACCCGTTTCGAGCAGGCCGCCGCCGTCGTCGGCGCAAACGGGGGCGATGATTTGATCGCACCATCGGGCATCACGCTCTACACCGTGCGGAACGGCTCGATCGATGCCGGGCGCTTCATACGCCTCGACCCGCCGCCCAAGCCGTAG
- a CDS encoding ADOP family duplicated permease has translation MTQGDPKWRRYLRFWRRDLAGDLDDELQFHFANRVSEFEASGMPRADAIAAARARFGDLESVRRDLAAIDTRIVRRVEMRQLFRDWTSDFRFAVRSFKRAPGFVFTALVTLVVGIAAVTTIFSFLDAVYFAPLPYKDANRIVALNEVRQGEPFSFSAVSADAVRLIQRSSRSFERVSSYRDAFGVASIGTEPRPVEILRTDTAFIPLFDLRPQVGRLLTPEEIDAGASAVMISDQLWRDAYGGDPSVVEQRLSIDGRSLAIVGVLPPGFRFPRQTDAITGMGRSLDTASSHERDYTVLAKLRPSVDRASARSEVREIGRRLRDVDATVFGHAQLDVQNEMLDRRARQALPMPGAFLGTGLLVLLIACANVANLFLARAAERRGEMAVRASLGAGRWRLVRQTLAETLLIGAIAAGLGTAASAALVRLGLHFIPTQGFPSWFHVSLDANVLLFVVAVTVLVTVTVGLTPALEGSRFDLARALKRGGDGGAAPSGIARASRRGLVVQLALAAALFVSAALIVRSYRRIVAVDLGYPADKIAVLTPLVDRVRYSDLNQLIEFAQRVAERTAAIPGVTAVALHGPFARLRSTTDSTLSRHSGASVPAVRRFDGRLIPDGDTVHALRSFDYQGVEVVSDAYFPMLNLRLRRGRSFGADDGPASTPVTVISARLALALWPTSNPLGHTIQVGATGDKLTIIGVVDDVRRMRGGSRGFTDAPLLTPYVSTRQGLTYTPELILTGRGDVAPLRSQAVSLVRSEDPNVILSTFSTLASLQGEALLVTRVFGGLIVALAAAALGLAIVGIYGVIAFGVEQRTREIGIRIAFGATSGDAVRMIMVDSVRFVAYGLIAGVVLAIALARVIRTMLFGVSSVDPLSYGAVCALFGAVAVLACYWPARRAARIDPLVALRTD, from the coding sequence ATGACGCAGGGCGACCCGAAGTGGCGGCGGTATCTACGCTTCTGGCGGCGCGATCTCGCGGGCGACCTCGATGACGAGTTGCAGTTTCACTTCGCCAACCGCGTCTCCGAGTTCGAAGCGTCTGGAATGCCTCGAGCTGACGCCATCGCGGCGGCGCGCGCGCGCTTCGGCGATTTGGAATCGGTGAGGCGCGATTTGGCTGCGATCGATACTCGAATCGTCCGGAGGGTCGAGATGCGACAATTGTTCCGGGATTGGACTTCGGACTTCCGATTCGCGGTGCGCTCGTTCAAGCGGGCGCCCGGCTTCGTCTTTACCGCGCTCGTGACGCTCGTCGTCGGTATAGCGGCTGTCACGACCATCTTCAGCTTCCTCGACGCCGTCTACTTTGCCCCGCTTCCATATAAGGACGCGAACCGCATCGTCGCCCTGAACGAAGTGCGACAGGGTGAGCCGTTTTCTTTCAGCGCGGTATCTGCGGACGCGGTTCGACTCATTCAGCGTTCGTCGCGCTCGTTCGAGCGGGTCTCGTCGTACCGGGATGCGTTCGGAGTGGCGTCAATCGGGACTGAACCCCGGCCGGTCGAAATCCTGCGCACCGACACAGCCTTCATTCCACTCTTCGACCTTCGACCTCAAGTCGGCCGGTTGCTAACGCCGGAAGAAATCGACGCAGGTGCGTCCGCGGTAATGATCAGCGATCAACTATGGCGAGACGCGTACGGCGGCGATCCGTCGGTTGTAGAGCAGCGGTTGTCAATCGATGGCCGCTCGCTCGCGATCGTTGGGGTATTGCCGCCCGGTTTCCGGTTTCCTCGTCAGACCGACGCGATCACCGGAATGGGGCGGAGCCTCGACACGGCGTCGAGCCACGAGCGCGACTACACAGTGCTCGCCAAGTTGCGCCCCAGCGTCGACCGGGCGTCGGCGCGTAGTGAAGTACGTGAGATCGGCAGGCGCCTTCGCGATGTCGACGCAACGGTGTTCGGCCATGCCCAGTTGGACGTGCAGAACGAGATGCTCGATCGACGGGCGCGACAGGCGTTGCCAATGCCCGGCGCGTTCCTCGGTACCGGCTTGCTGGTCCTCCTGATTGCCTGCGCCAACGTCGCCAATCTATTTCTCGCCCGAGCAGCGGAGCGGCGAGGCGAGATGGCCGTTCGCGCATCGCTCGGGGCAGGCCGCTGGCGGCTCGTGCGTCAGACACTCGCTGAGACCTTGCTCATCGGCGCGATTGCGGCGGGACTCGGGACAGCAGCGTCTGCGGCGCTGGTGCGACTCGGTCTTCACTTTATCCCGACACAGGGGTTTCCCTCGTGGTTCCATGTGTCGCTCGACGCCAACGTTCTCCTATTCGTAGTCGCCGTCACGGTGCTCGTCACCGTCACGGTCGGATTGACTCCAGCCCTCGAAGGATCGCGGTTCGATCTCGCGCGTGCGCTCAAGCGTGGGGGAGACGGTGGCGCGGCGCCGAGCGGGATTGCCCGCGCGAGCAGGCGCGGACTCGTCGTGCAGTTGGCGCTCGCGGCGGCGCTCTTCGTGAGCGCCGCACTCATCGTGCGCTCCTATCGGCGGATCGTGGCAGTCGACCTTGGCTATCCGGCCGACAAAATCGCCGTTCTAACGCCGCTCGTCGATCGCGTTCGGTACTCAGACTTGAACCAACTCATCGAGTTCGCACAGCGCGTCGCGGAGAGAACGGCGGCAATCCCCGGCGTCACCGCGGTTGCCCTGCACGGCCCCTTTGCCAGGCTTCGGTCCACGACCGACTCGACCTTGAGCAGGCATTCTGGAGCATCAGTCCCCGCGGTGCGGCGCTTCGACGGCCGACTCATCCCCGACGGTGATACGGTTCATGCGCTTCGCTCGTTCGACTATCAAGGAGTCGAGGTCGTCAGCGACGCCTACTTCCCGATGCTGAATCTCCGCCTGCGGAGGGGACGTTCGTTCGGCGCCGACGATGGCCCGGCCTCCACACCCGTGACGGTGATCAGCGCGCGGCTGGCTCTCGCACTGTGGCCGACGAGCAATCCACTCGGGCACACGATCCAAGTCGGCGCGACGGGAGACAAGCTCACGATCATCGGAGTCGTCGACGACGTTCGCAGAATGCGGGGCGGTAGCCGAGGGTTCACCGATGCGCCGCTGCTTACGCCATACGTATCGACGCGACAGGGACTCACCTACACGCCGGAACTGATTCTCACGGGCCGCGGCGACGTCGCGCCTCTCCGCTCGCAGGCCGTCTCGCTCGTGCGGAGCGAAGACCCAAACGTGATCCTGTCCACATTCTCGACGCTGGCGAGCCTACAAGGTGAAGCGCTTCTCGTCACGCGCGTCTTCGGTGGTCTCATCGTCGCGCTCGCTGCCGCCGCGCTCGGCCTGGCGATCGTCGGCATCTACGGCGTGATCGCGTTCGGCGTCGAACAGCGTACTCGCGAGATCGGAATCCGCATTGCGTTCGGCGCGACGTCGGGCGACGCGGTGCGCATGATCATGGTCGACAGCGTGCGCTTCGTCGCGTATGGCCTCATCGCCGGTGTCGTTCTCGCGATCGCGCTGGCTCGGGTGATTAGGACCATGCTCTTCGGAGTGTCGTCCGTCGATCCACTCTCGTACGGCGCAGTCTGCGCGCTCTTTGGCGCGGTCGCCGTTCTCGCGTGCTACTGGCCCGCCCGGCGGGCGGCGCGGATCGATCCTCTCGTCGCGTTGAGAACGGACTAG
- a CDS encoding TonB family protein produces MKRKLGDDASAEALFRDALRIRETVLEPNHMVIVVTLEHLSETCAARGNFAEALALLRRGLATRELVLGPGHATVQAARSRVTELELQAAVAADTASVSVGQAAEAAIASLKRALYPAGDTPSTEVPSSTNSKKPEFLGAPKLRPLRPVALSRERAKTPAVTAAVAAASLMASSIQTPSASQIIISPPASAGPSGSLAGRESVGGVQHRDAVLAGVAHSDVASDDAAASGWRPAAPVQAESPESARKKRTVLYSSVGVAAVAIAMAGLLLSRPGASGGSDPVSTKTSAAQRTTAVVAPVVRAPATKTGSAATGAAAAAVVATRTESVPSASAPAPTAPVVKPEQQTAPESAPLRLPRVAVHLAPINVPPITVPNIPAAQSVDSIARPATERQRAADTDRAGTAERVSPPAPADVNIAVSPPKIIGRVPEPRFPEPLLRSGRRDGQVVVRFMVNEFGSVDVASMIVEQSDHELFTAAVREILPRFRFEPARTHAPESKPVASWVSVPFRFTTKK; encoded by the coding sequence GTGAAACGCAAACTCGGCGATGACGCCTCGGCGGAAGCACTGTTCAGAGATGCGTTGCGTATTCGAGAGACGGTGCTCGAGCCGAATCACATGGTCATCGTCGTGACCTTGGAGCATCTCTCCGAAACGTGCGCGGCGCGCGGGAACTTCGCCGAAGCGTTGGCGCTGCTTCGCCGCGGTCTGGCAACACGCGAGTTGGTGTTGGGTCCTGGCCATGCAACCGTGCAAGCCGCGCGGTCGCGCGTGACCGAGCTGGAACTGCAGGCCGCCGTCGCGGCCGACACGGCGTCGGTTTCCGTCGGGCAGGCCGCCGAGGCTGCGATAGCCTCGCTCAAGCGAGCGCTGTACCCCGCCGGCGATACGCCATCGACGGAGGTGCCATCATCGACCAATTCGAAGAAGCCGGAATTCCTCGGTGCGCCCAAGCTGCGACCGCTTCGCCCAGTCGCGCTTTCGCGCGAACGTGCGAAGACGCCGGCGGTCACCGCTGCGGTGGCCGCCGCCTCGTTGATGGCATCTTCGATACAGACGCCGTCTGCTTCCCAGATCATCATCTCCCCACCCGCGAGCGCTGGTCCCTCAGGGAGCCTCGCCGGTCGCGAATCGGTGGGGGGCGTGCAGCATCGCGATGCCGTGCTCGCGGGAGTCGCGCACAGTGATGTCGCGAGTGACGATGCCGCGGCTTCCGGCTGGCGACCAGCCGCACCGGTCCAAGCCGAATCGCCCGAGTCGGCGCGCAAGAAACGAACGGTATTGTATTCGTCCGTTGGAGTGGCCGCGGTCGCGATCGCGATGGCGGGGCTGCTACTGTCGCGCCCGGGCGCCAGCGGCGGCAGCGACCCCGTTTCCACGAAGACGAGCGCTGCGCAGCGCACCACCGCAGTCGTCGCCCCTGTCGTGCGGGCCCCGGCGACGAAGACCGGATCCGCCGCAACCGGCGCGGCGGCGGCCGCCGTGGTCGCCACGCGTACGGAGTCGGTCCCCTCCGCCAGCGCGCCCGCGCCCACCGCTCCCGTGGTCAAGCCGGAGCAGCAAACAGCGCCGGAGAGCGCTCCGCTCCGCCTGCCCCGTGTCGCCGTTCACCTGGCACCCATCAACGTCCCGCCCATCACCGTTCCGAACATCCCGGCGGCGCAGAGCGTCGACTCGATCGCGCGTCCGGCAACGGAGCGGCAGCGAGCGGCCGACACCGATCGGGCTGGAACGGCGGAGAGAGTCTCACCTCCCGCGCCGGCGGACGTCAATATCGCGGTCAGCCCTCCCAAGATCATCGGGCGCGTGCCCGAGCCGCGCTTCCCGGAGCCGCTGCTGCGCTCGGGACGCCGCGATGGACAGGTCGTCGTGCGCTTCATGGTGAACGAGTTCGGGAGCGTCGATGTCGCGAGCATGATCGTGGAGCAATCGGATCACGAGCTGTTCACGGCTGCCGTGCGCGAGATTCTGCCCCGCTTCCGGTTCGAGCCGGCCCGCACGCACGCACCGGAATCGAAGCCGGTTGCCTCGTGGGTGAGCGTGCCGTTTCGGTTTACGACGAAGAAATAG
- a CDS encoding serine hydrolase — protein sequence MSASRLAMIDDVVLSGVRAGGFPGAAVIVARHGGVVWERGYGTLDWQSGVAVDAERTMYDLASLTKVVATTAAAMVLVDRGKLRLDDRVSHYLPAFSGGGKNEITIRDLLTHRSGLPAGRDLPKSGAGSESAREAVLATSLVRAPGSEYEYSDLGMDVMGFVVERITHEPLDQFVQRAVYTPLGMRSTMFRPAPWLRGRIAPTETTVARGEVHDPTARALGGVAGNAGLFSTASDLAVFAQLMLDGGVAGSTRLFADSTVREFTKPGPGWRGLGWQTCPGDGSCGQYLSTRAFGHTGFTGTSMWVDPERDLVVIVLTNWIHGRAFGGVAPVGVVQDVRSDIVDLAALSITDGGPERALPWRLRSQLQAGWTAGQ from the coding sequence ATGTCCGCGTCGCGACTGGCGATGATCGACGATGTCGTGCTCAGCGGCGTTCGTGCTGGCGGCTTCCCCGGCGCCGCGGTGATCGTCGCGAGACACGGCGGCGTCGTCTGGGAGCGCGGCTATGGCACGCTCGACTGGCAATCGGGTGTTGCGGTCGATGCCGAGCGGACGATGTATGACCTTGCATCGCTCACGAAAGTCGTCGCCACGACCGCCGCGGCGATGGTCCTCGTCGATCGCGGAAAGCTGCGACTCGATGACCGTGTGTCGCACTACCTGCCGGCGTTCAGCGGCGGAGGGAAGAATGAAATCACGATTCGCGACCTGCTGACCCATCGATCGGGCTTGCCGGCCGGACGTGATCTCCCGAAGAGCGGAGCCGGCTCCGAGTCGGCGCGGGAAGCTGTGCTGGCGACCAGCCTCGTTCGCGCGCCGGGCTCGGAATACGAGTATTCGGATCTCGGGATGGATGTCATGGGCTTCGTCGTCGAGCGTATCACGCACGAGCCGCTCGATCAGTTCGTTCAGCGCGCGGTCTACACTCCACTCGGCATGCGCTCGACGATGTTTCGGCCGGCGCCCTGGCTGCGCGGCCGCATCGCTCCCACGGAAACCACTGTTGCGCGCGGCGAAGTGCACGACCCCACCGCGCGCGCACTGGGCGGTGTGGCGGGCAACGCGGGGCTGTTTTCGACGGCGAGTGACCTCGCGGTGTTCGCTCAGCTCATGCTCGATGGAGGCGTCGCGGGGAGCACACGACTCTTCGCCGACAGCACCGTTCGCGAGTTCACCAAGCCTGGTCCTGGATGGCGCGGGCTCGGATGGCAAACGTGTCCGGGAGATGGAAGCTGCGGTCAATATCTGTCGACGCGCGCGTTCGGCCACACCGGCTTCACCGGAACGTCGATGTGGGTCGATCCGGAGCGCGACCTCGTCGTGATCGTGCTGACCAACTGGATTCACGGACGAGCCTTCGGCGGTGTGGCCCCGGTCGGCGTCGTTCAAGACGTCCGCAGCGACATCGTCGACCTGGCGGCGCTCTCGATTACCGATGGCGGACCAGAACGCGCGTTGCCGTGGCGCCTGCGAAGCCAACTTCAGGCCGGGTGGACTGCCGGCCAGTAG
- a CDS encoding amidohydrolase family protein, with protein MIKRVALLLSLLVTSLASAQERDVVVTGGWLFASTGNARVRNPGILIRAGKILRVGGDLSIAAADAERVEVADTETVVPGFFDLHAHYAMDLFNAGRKDETVAYPPLFIANGVTSTFPAGEMNPDDMRALRIKIDNGELVGPRLMNSGPYFGTARPNWNREITRDQIYAEIDHWAELGVKGIKTKGITPDELKAVIERAHLHGLTVTGHLDSGNRSSVNPRDAIVMGIDRIEHFMGGDAFTPDKSAYASYEDMTFDTPAFKKIAALFITHHAYFDATLSTYGMYGAKDTILTEYYAGDERRFLTPYMREVLAKRPPRTNNKQFEKIYYVKRKEIKAFFDAGGGDLMTLGTDHPSWGEWFTPFSAAREMYAYSASGIPNWQILKIATINSARAMGFGDRLGTIEAGKWADLVVLRGDPLQDIKRVRNPRVVIKAGRVYDPATLLKSAEGKIGPASAADTAAWAPTPRTGRRGGPSPDWRAMVQRAAETIVIRMRWSSRG; from the coding sequence ATGATCAAGCGCGTTGCACTGCTGCTGTCGTTGTTGGTCACCAGTCTTGCGTCAGCCCAAGAACGCGACGTCGTCGTCACCGGCGGGTGGCTGTTTGCGTCGACGGGCAACGCCCGCGTGAGAAACCCAGGAATTCTCATTCGCGCCGGTAAGATCTTGCGCGTCGGCGGCGACCTGTCGATCGCCGCGGCCGATGCAGAGCGCGTCGAGGTCGCCGACACCGAGACGGTCGTTCCGGGCTTTTTCGATCTCCATGCGCATTACGCCATGGATCTGTTCAACGCCGGTCGAAAGGACGAGACGGTCGCGTATCCTCCGCTGTTCATCGCCAACGGCGTCACGTCGACATTCCCGGCCGGCGAAATGAACCCGGACGACATGCGAGCCCTGCGCATCAAGATCGACAACGGCGAGCTTGTCGGTCCGCGTCTCATGAACTCCGGACCGTACTTCGGCACCGCGCGCCCGAATTGGAATCGCGAGATCACCCGCGATCAGATCTATGCCGAGATCGACCATTGGGCGGAGCTGGGGGTCAAGGGAATCAAGACCAAGGGCATTACGCCCGACGAGCTCAAGGCGGTGATCGAGCGCGCGCACCTTCACGGACTGACCGTGACGGGTCATCTCGACTCCGGCAATCGAAGCAGCGTCAATCCGCGCGACGCGATCGTCATGGGCATCGATCGCATCGAGCATTTCATGGGCGGTGATGCCTTCACCCCCGACAAATCCGCGTACGCCTCGTACGAGGACATGACGTTCGATACGCCGGCCTTCAAGAAAATCGCCGCGTTGTTCATCACGCATCACGCGTACTTCGACGCCACCTTGAGCACCTATGGTATGTACGGCGCCAAGGACACCATCCTCACCGAGTACTACGCGGGTGACGAGCGCCGCTTCCTGACGCCGTACATGCGCGAGGTGCTCGCCAAGCGTCCGCCCCGCACCAACAACAAGCAGTTCGAGAAGATCTACTACGTGAAGCGAAAAGAGATCAAAGCATTCTTCGATGCCGGCGGCGGGGATCTCATGACCCTCGGCACCGACCACCCGAGTTGGGGCGAGTGGTTCACCCCCTTCTCCGCGGCGCGTGAGATGTACGCGTATTCGGCGTCGGGCATCCCGAACTGGCAGATACTCAAGATCGCGACGATCAACAGCGCGCGGGCCATGGGGTTTGGCGACCGCCTCGGCACGATCGAAGCCGGCAAGTGGGCCGATCTCGTCGTCCTGCGCGGCGACCCGCTGCAAGACATCAAGCGTGTGCGCAATCCGCGCGTCGTCATCAAGGCCGGACGGGTCTACGATCCGGCAACGCTGCTCAAATCCGCCGAAGGTAAGATCGGTCCGGCGAGCGCCGCCGATACCGCCGCCTGGGCGCCCACACCTCGCACCGGCCGCCGCGGCGGCCCGTCGCCGGATTGGAGAGCAATGGTTCAGCGCGCGGCTGAAACGATCGTCATCCGAATGAGGTGGTCGAGTCGCGGATAA
- a CDS encoding peptidylprolyl isomerase: protein MHLPRFLASVAVIAMVGCATVANSAGPAKLNTAADVWATGTAVPTLPGHPVIPATPPSTPANSPLLHPEDPFWLAQAPETFRVRVETTRGPFTMELVRALAPIGVDHFYNLVRAGYYNDSRFSRINAGWIAQFGIARDSQVTVTWLSHPIKDDSVRGHNARGTFTYAMRKPNDRTVEISISRRDNLVQDGQGFAPLGTIVQGMDVVDSLYSGYGETSGGGVRAGNQGEAIVGGNAWFDAHYPRLDHLIRMTIVSAAR, encoded by the coding sequence ATGCACTTACCTCGTTTCCTGGCCAGTGTCGCCGTCATCGCTATGGTTGGGTGCGCCACCGTGGCGAATTCGGCCGGGCCGGCCAAGCTGAACACCGCCGCCGACGTCTGGGCGACCGGCACCGCGGTGCCCACGCTTCCGGGACATCCGGTCATTCCCGCAACGCCGCCGTCGACGCCTGCCAACAGTCCGCTGCTCCATCCCGAGGACCCGTTTTGGCTCGCGCAGGCCCCGGAAACGTTTCGTGTTCGCGTCGAGACGACCCGCGGCCCATTCACGATGGAACTCGTGCGCGCGCTCGCGCCGATCGGTGTCGATCACTTCTACAACCTCGTGCGCGCCGGTTACTACAACGATTCACGCTTTAGCCGGATCAATGCCGGCTGGATCGCGCAGTTCGGCATCGCGCGCGATTCGCAGGTGACCGTGACGTGGTTGAGCCATCCCATCAAGGACGACTCCGTGCGCGGGCACAACGCGCGCGGCACCTTCACCTACGCGATGCGCAAGCCGAACGACCGGACGGTCGAGATCTCGATCAGCCGGCGCGACAATCTGGTCCAGGACGGCCAGGGCTTCGCGCCACTCGGCACAATCGTTCAAGGGATGGACGTCGTCGACAGCCTGTACTCGGGCTATGGCGAGACGTCGGGCGGCGGCGTGCGCGCGGGCAACCAGGGTGAAGCGATCGTCGGGGGCAATGCGTGGTTCGACGCGCATTATCCGCGACTCGACCACCTCATTCGGATGACGATCGTTTCAGCCGCGCGCTGA
- a CDS encoding ankyrin repeat domain-containing protein → MSNRHFPVHPNLRQLKNQAKDLLRGIRRGDPDAIGDLQQHHPEQPDAADAKLADAQLALARSYGLPSWPRLVLACEVTDAICHDRVSRLRELMIKHPSLLTESARGTVGENWGPPMSYAANLGRTRIIEMLRQLGAADLDHAFDRACLQGELAAAQQLYAMGARPKPTALLGPAETLTPNGMAFLLEHGADARYVPDDGGTPAALVLETYVRGPEGKHACLELLAQYGVELPDTPTMALHRGRIDLLEAHLGRDPKLLSRVFSHAEIYPQSIGCHTDESLALNTRPIGGATLLHLCVDYDEMAMARWLLAHGVDVNAHAEVGADGFGGHTALFGCVVAQSQRMRKTDDFAALLLDHGADPNVRVSLRKQLRFVGDELMHEYRDVTPLSWGAKFHDREFVSEKAMRLVETRGGRA, encoded by the coding sequence ATGAGCAACCGTCACTTTCCCGTCCATCCCAACCTTCGCCAACTCAAGAATCAGGCGAAGGATCTGCTCCGCGGCATTCGGCGCGGCGATCCCGACGCGATCGGCGATCTTCAGCAACACCATCCGGAGCAGCCGGATGCGGCCGACGCGAAGCTTGCCGACGCGCAGCTCGCGCTCGCGCGCAGCTACGGGCTCCCGAGCTGGCCGCGCCTCGTCCTCGCCTGCGAGGTGACCGACGCCATCTGCCACGACCGCGTGTCGCGACTGCGCGAGCTCATGATCAAACATCCGAGCTTGCTCACCGAGTCCGCACGCGGAACGGTGGGCGAGAACTGGGGTCCGCCGATGTCGTACGCGGCGAACCTGGGACGCACGCGCATCATCGAGATGCTCCGCCAGCTTGGCGCCGCGGATCTCGATCACGCGTTCGATCGCGCGTGTCTCCAGGGCGAGTTGGCTGCGGCGCAGCAGCTTTACGCCATGGGCGCGCGGCCGAAGCCCACCGCCCTCTTGGGGCCGGCCGAAACTCTTACCCCCAATGGCATGGCGTTCCTGCTCGAGCACGGGGCGGACGCGCGGTATGTCCCCGACGACGGCGGCACGCCAGCGGCGCTGGTGCTCGAGACGTATGTGCGCGGACCCGAGGGAAAGCACGCATGCCTGGAGCTGCTCGCGCAGTACGGCGTTGAACTGCCGGACACGCCCACGATGGCACTCCATCGCGGACGCATCGACTTGCTCGAGGCGCACCTCGGCCGCGATCCCAAGCTCCTCTCGCGCGTCTTCTCACACGCCGAGATCTACCCCCAGTCCATCGGATGTCACACCGACGAATCGCTCGCGCTCAACACCAGGCCGATCGGCGGCGCCACACTCCTCCACCTGTGCGTCGACTACGACGAGATGGCGATGGCGCGTTGGCTGCTCGCCCACGGTGTGGACGTGAATGCCCACGCGGAGGTGGGGGCGGACGGGTTCGGTGGACACACCGCGCTGTTCGGCTGTGTCGTCGCGCAATCGCAGCGCATGCGGAAAACGGACGATTTTGCGGCGCTCTTACTCGATCACGGCGCCGACCCGAACGTGCGCGTCTCGCTGCGCAAGCAGCTGCGCTTCGTGGGCGACGAATTGATGCACGAGTATCGTGACGTGACGCCACTGTCGTGGGGCGCGAAGTTTCACGATCGCGAGTTCGTGAGCGAAAAGGCGATGCGGCTCGTCGAGACACGCGGCGGCAGAGCATAG